Proteins from a genomic interval of Kitasatospora herbaricolor:
- a CDS encoding response regulator transcription factor: protein MRLLLVEDDERVAAALVAVLGRHGFQVRHARSGHEALDALVPDGNDPYRVVLLDLGLPDRDGFEVCSRIRAGSGVPVIMVTARADIRSRIHGLNLGADDYVTKPYDMGELLARIHAVARRGAAPAAAAVAVDDDALPAPRGPLESRGIRIDRERRRVSVDGRDVPLTRKEFDLLALLAQSPGVVYRREQIFSEVWRSGWEGNGRTLEVHIGSLRTKLALPGLVEAVRGVGYRLIPESPAAAPAPGASPSAPATGTPPNAPEH from the coding sequence ATGCGACTGCTCCTCGTCGAGGACGACGAACGCGTCGCGGCGGCACTGGTCGCGGTACTGGGCCGGCACGGCTTCCAGGTCAGGCATGCCCGGAGCGGGCACGAGGCCCTCGACGCGCTGGTGCCCGACGGCAACGATCCCTACCGGGTGGTGCTGCTCGACCTCGGGCTGCCCGACCGCGACGGCTTCGAGGTCTGCAGCCGGATCCGGGCCGGCAGCGGCGTCCCGGTGATCATGGTGACGGCGCGGGCCGACATCCGCTCCCGGATCCACGGCCTCAACCTCGGCGCCGACGACTACGTCACCAAGCCGTACGACATGGGGGAGCTGCTCGCCCGCATCCACGCGGTGGCCCGCCGTGGCGCGGCACCCGCCGCGGCCGCCGTCGCGGTGGACGACGACGCCCTGCCCGCGCCCCGCGGGCCGCTGGAGTCACGCGGCATCCGGATCGACCGCGAACGGCGCAGGGTCAGCGTCGACGGGCGCGACGTCCCCCTCACCCGCAAGGAGTTCGACCTGCTGGCCCTGCTCGCGCAGAGCCCCGGCGTGGTCTACCGGCGGGAGCAGATCTTCAGCGAGGTCTGGCGCAGCGGCTGGGAGGGCAACGGCCGCACCCTGGAGGTGCACATCGGTTCGCTGCGCACCAAGCTCGCGCTGCCCGGGCTGGTCGAGGCCGTCCGGGGCGTCGGCTACCGCCTGATCCCGGAGTCCCCGGCCGCCGCCCCGGCGCCCGGGGCGAGCCCGTCCGCGCCCGCCACCGGGACGCCCCCGAACGCCCCGGAGCACTGA